A genomic region of Planococcus kocurii contains the following coding sequences:
- a CDS encoding ABC transporter ATP-binding protein, which yields MKAIETNMLNKTYGSTPVVNGISLVVERGEIFGFLGRNGAGKSTFINMLTGITHPTSGSFSLLGVDGPNERIKKHIGVMPDYSTLFNSMSAMKHLKFLSALSGKSVSETECQHVLKLVGLENEGKKKVSKFSFGMKKKLGIAQAIIHNPSLVFLDEPTSGLDAESALHIHKLIGSLKQQGKTVFMTSHNLDEVEKICTTIAIMKDGGIVKSGTMDELRAYYRSAITVQLKHDPIPTGEAQKLYAWLETAGTEIQQTASFTTITVDSEQKIAELIRAFTNCHVNIFRVEVNEPSLEEMFLAE from the coding sequence ATGAAAGCAATTGAAACGAATATGTTAAATAAAACCTATGGCTCTACCCCTGTAGTCAACGGGATCAGCCTAGTTGTGGAGAGAGGAGAAATTTTCGGCTTTCTTGGCCGCAATGGCGCTGGCAAATCTACATTCATCAATATGCTGACAGGTATTACTCACCCGACGAGCGGAAGTTTTTCTCTCCTTGGCGTCGATGGTCCCAATGAACGCATTAAAAAGCACATCGGTGTGATGCCGGACTATTCTACACTTTTTAATTCAATGTCGGCAATGAAACATTTGAAATTTCTTTCAGCTCTGTCTGGTAAATCAGTCTCTGAGACAGAGTGCCAGCATGTCTTAAAGCTTGTGGGTCTGGAAAATGAGGGCAAAAAGAAAGTCAGTAAGTTTTCATTCGGGATGAAGAAAAAACTGGGCATTGCACAAGCCATCATTCACAATCCAAGTCTTGTTTTTCTAGATGAACCAACTTCGGGGCTGGATGCTGAATCTGCTTTACACATACATAAGCTGATTGGTTCATTGAAACAACAAGGAAAGACCGTTTTCATGACATCCCACAACCTTGATGAAGTTGAAAAAATCTGCACCACCATCGCTATCATGAAAGACGGAGGCATCGTCAAAAGTGGTACGATGGATGAACTGCGTGCATATTATCGGTCTGCGATCACCGTTCAGCTAAAACATGATCCAATTCCGACTGGCGAAGCTCAAAAGCTGTATGCTTGGCTGGAAACTGCCGGGACAGAAATACAACAAACAGCATCCTTCACCACTATCACTGTTGACAGTGAACAGAAAATAGCTGAACTCATCCGCGCTTTCACGAATTGCCATGTGAACATTTTTCGTGTGGAAGTCAATGAACCTTCTTTAGAGGAAATGTTCTTGGCTGAGTAG
- a CDS encoding ABC transporter permease encodes MIAIGKREFISMFKSIKSILIIAILLTTSYYSAKYSQVLTTGISMTEKEMSDIHTGGLLLLLLLFGQLFVMGLSHDSINKESHERTMRFLVTRTSRLRIILGKFAGTWLFWFTCILISFLLIGMFSLKFNFFIFSQVIALSTFQIALTILLSIMIPKPSITMFLGILVGLLFPILSLWLVFTDNNWISWLKFASPYYYLVADNYLFLIIFGLAGLILAAAMAIFNRREF; translated from the coding sequence ATGATCGCAATCGGAAAACGAGAGTTTATCAGTATGTTTAAAAGCATCAAATCTATTCTTATCATTGCTATATTGCTCACTACTTCCTATTACTCAGCGAAGTACTCGCAAGTTTTGACTACGGGCATCTCTATGACAGAAAAAGAAATGTCCGATATCCATACCGGTGGACTTCTACTTTTGCTACTGTTATTCGGCCAGCTGTTCGTGATGGGACTTTCACATGACAGTATCAACAAAGAGAGCCACGAACGAACTATGCGTTTTTTGGTTACCAGGACTTCTCGGCTTCGTATTATACTTGGTAAATTTGCCGGCACCTGGCTTTTTTGGTTTACCTGCATCCTCATTTCATTCTTGTTGATTGGTATGTTTTCATTGAAATTCAATTTTTTTATCTTTTCACAAGTGATTGCTTTATCAACATTCCAAATTGCTTTGACAATTTTGTTGTCCATCATGATTCCTAAACCTTCTATAACAATGTTCTTGGGTATATTGGTTGGACTGCTGTTTCCAATTCTTAGCTTATGGCTTGTGTTTACAGACAACAATTGGATTAGCTGGCTCAAGTTTGCTAGCCCCTATTACTATTTGGTTGCAGACAATTACCTGTTTTTGATTATTTTTGGTTTGGCTGGATTGATACTGGCAGCTGCAATGGCGATTTTTAATAGGAGGGAATTTTGA
- a CDS encoding response regulator transcription factor: MKEPQLLIVEDEQAILHMLITILKKENFFHIDAASSAEEALVLCKMKSYDLILLDITLPGRSGFEVCPLIREISDASIFFLTARSTDLDKLSGFAVGADDYITKPFNPLEVAARIKVHLRRRLGSVPRVEANLFEFGPLSVNTNAGEVRLHGQPVELPAQVYQLLLFFCRHPNQLFSKSQLYEKVWGEEFFGEDNTVMVHIRKLREKIEASPSNPKFIVTVRGLGYKFIPEGGTHESL, encoded by the coding sequence ATGAAAGAACCGCAATTATTGATTGTTGAAGACGAGCAAGCGATTTTACATATGCTGATTACGATTCTAAAAAAAGAGAATTTCTTCCATATTGATGCAGCAAGCTCAGCAGAAGAGGCTTTGGTTTTGTGCAAGATGAAATCATATGATTTGATTTTACTAGATATCACGCTGCCCGGTCGCAGCGGCTTTGAAGTCTGTCCGCTTATTCGAGAAATCTCCGATGCATCAATCTTCTTTCTGACAGCACGGTCGACGGACTTGGATAAGCTTTCGGGATTTGCAGTGGGGGCGGATGACTATATCACCAAACCGTTCAATCCACTAGAAGTTGCAGCCCGCATCAAAGTGCACCTTCGAAGACGTCTTGGAAGCGTACCACGGGTCGAAGCGAACTTATTTGAATTTGGTCCACTCTCCGTCAATACGAATGCTGGAGAAGTGAGACTTCATGGACAGCCCGTTGAACTCCCAGCCCAAGTGTATCAGTTGCTGTTGTTTTTCTGCAGGCACCCTAATCAATTGTTCAGCAAGAGCCAGCTTTACGAAAAGGTGTGGGGCGAAGAGTTTTTTGGAGAAGATAATACGGTGATGGTCCACATCCGAAAGTTACGAGAAAAAATCGAAGCAAGTCCGAGCAATCCGAAGTTTATTGTCACAGTAAGAGGACTGGGCTACAAGTTCATTCCGGAAGGAGGAACCCATGAATCTTTATAA
- a CDS encoding sensor histidine kinase: MNLYKRFMVQFFIQLFLLSLIFLVGMLIVWAVIGFTISEDEIQTDLAEADASYFTNRIILDDNNHFFKKNLEELAESQNGWLILLDSDGAILDSFNAPEVLPTQFTVSDFTDRLWGSLEDNQQFTYWEIEFLDMAPLLLLYGRNNMAEDLLESAVPVIDWQQENLNLTLGTKEELEKEKAWIQLLSPEGKVLDTYGEVSESSLYTMQQLGELQSENQWLASLTNTETGLTVVTGLKNVPSTAWGTTFSNQNLFLFALTTLILLAIGTFWYARKFGAPLLVMMQWIQNLGNGQYEEPTNENKGSLITNKKGKIKKKYRLYKDLIDTLEQLTATLKIHQHQQKTLERTREDWISGLSHDLKTPLSSISGYAQMLESSDYEWSAKETREFASIMNEKSFYMMELLEELTLTFRLKNQALPLAKEQIDINEFIRRIVIHFINDPSNTELKFTFVAAPQSIRVNIDPMWFQRIIDNLIANAVKYNPSGTEIKISVSTIEQHLFVVLIEDDGKGMEMEIMEKLFDRYYRGTNTHDTSTGTGLGLAITKQLIQLHDGSIHVESMPEKGTAVRVIVPV, translated from the coding sequence ATGAATCTTTATAAGCGCTTTATGGTTCAGTTCTTCATTCAGCTGTTCTTGCTGTCGCTGATTTTCCTTGTAGGGATGCTTATAGTTTGGGCAGTGATTGGCTTCACCATCTCAGAAGACGAGATTCAAACTGACCTGGCTGAAGCTGATGCTAGCTATTTTACCAATCGAATCATTCTGGATGACAATAACCATTTCTTTAAAAAGAATTTGGAGGAACTTGCGGAAAGCCAAAATGGCTGGCTGATTCTATTGGATTCGGACGGAGCTATCCTTGATTCTTTTAACGCACCAGAAGTGCTGCCGACCCAATTCACTGTGAGTGATTTTACGGATCGGCTATGGGGAAGCCTAGAAGATAACCAACAATTTACTTATTGGGAAATTGAGTTTTTGGACATGGCCCCTCTTTTATTGTTATACGGCAGGAATAACATGGCTGAAGATTTATTGGAGTCTGCGGTACCAGTTATCGACTGGCAACAGGAAAACTTGAATTTAACGCTTGGAACTAAAGAGGAGCTCGAGAAAGAAAAAGCATGGATTCAGCTACTCAGTCCTGAAGGCAAGGTCCTGGACACCTATGGAGAAGTTAGTGAAAGTAGCCTGTATACAATGCAACAGTTAGGAGAGCTGCAAAGTGAGAATCAGTGGCTTGCATCTTTGACAAATACGGAAACGGGACTGACGGTAGTCACGGGACTCAAAAACGTACCATCGACAGCTTGGGGAACAACATTCTCAAATCAGAATCTTTTCTTGTTCGCTTTAACAACATTGATTCTCTTAGCTATAGGGACTTTTTGGTATGCACGGAAATTTGGTGCCCCACTCCTTGTGATGATGCAGTGGATCCAAAATTTAGGGAATGGTCAATACGAGGAGCCCACAAATGAGAATAAAGGCTCTTTGATCACCAATAAAAAAGGAAAGATCAAAAAGAAGTATCGTCTTTATAAAGACCTGATCGACACGCTTGAACAGTTGACTGCAACATTGAAGATTCATCAGCATCAGCAGAAAACCTTAGAGCGGACCCGTGAAGACTGGATTAGCGGACTGTCGCATGATTTGAAAACGCCGCTATCATCCATTTCAGGATATGCCCAAATGCTCGAGTCATCCGATTACGAATGGTCAGCAAAAGAGACCCGGGAATTCGCTTCAATTATGAATGAAAAATCCTTCTATATGATGGAATTGCTTGAGGAGTTGACCTTGACTTTCCGTTTGAAAAATCAAGCGCTGCCGCTGGCTAAGGAACAAATAGACATCAATGAATTCATTCGCCGCATTGTCATTCATTTCATCAATGATCCTTCGAACACAGAGCTGAAGTTTACATTCGTGGCGGCTCCTCAAAGCATTCGTGTGAATATTGACCCGATGTGGTTTCAGCGTATCATCGATAACTTAATCGCGAATGCAGTGAAATACAATCCGTCAGGAACAGAAATCAAAATTTCCGTCTCAACTATTGAACAGCATTTATTTGTTGTGTTAATTGAAGATGATGGAAAAGGGATGGAAATGGAAATAATGGAAAAACTTTTCGACCGCTATTACCGCGGCACTAATACCCATGACACGAGTACGGGTACAGGGCTTGGTCTGGCAATTACAAAACAGCTGATCCAGTTGCATGATGGTTCAATCCATGTAGAAAGTATGCCGGAAAAAGGTACTGCAGTGCGGGTTATTGTACCGGTTTAA